In the Populus trichocarpa isolate Nisqually-1 chromosome 1, P.trichocarpa_v4.1, whole genome shotgun sequence genome, CATAAAAAGAGACAAAGATATAATTGTGTTTGGTAGTGGTGTATAAGATAAAATGATTGTCGTTGTATCATATTTTATAGtggataagataaaataaaatatgaaaaaaaatattttatgcttaatatttattacttaaatttacatatttgttttagaaaatagaTATTacttttttcactttagtttagattgagtgttgaaattaacaatattatagTAACTCTGATTATAAAATTTGGACTGGTCTAACAGGTTGATCCGCAACCTGGATCAGtttggtttaagaaaaaaatagaggaatgatTTACCCGACCTGACTTGATCAAAACTCGGATCAACTTGGGATAAAACACGGGTCATGAATTCTTTaaagttttcttgatttttttaaccaaaatgatgttgctttgattattatttttaaataaatttttagtcaACCCAGGTTGACCCTCGTAACCCGTGACCTGGGCCTTGGCCGGGGTCGACTCccaattcaagttttaaaattttaataataataacttttatgattttatctatACATTGACTCGGGTCAAACTAGGTTGACCCTCCAAATCTGTGACTCGGGCATTGTCCCAGCTTGCCCCAAAAtgaggttttaaaactatgacaataacaatttttattcttatgttgacccaaatcaacccgggttaactctcCTGACCCGTGACACCATCATTGCCCTTGGTATACCCCCgggtcgagttttaaaactataacaaTAACCACTTGTATCTTTATGTTAACTCGGATCAACCCAAGTTGACCTTCCTGACCAGTGACCCAGGCTTTGACTCGAGTCGACCCCCcgagtcaagttttaaaactatgataataaatatttttatttttatattgactcGTGTCAATCTGAGTTTATCTTTTTGACGCGTGACCTAGACCTTGCCGGGAATCGattcttaaattgaattttaaagctataataattatttttattcttaaatatttgaataattttaaaactcaagagtttttatgaatatattttagaaatataatgaaGAGGTGTTGCTTTGGGTACCATCGTGGTAAAATATAATGAAGAGGACCATCTGGGCCAGGCAACCTCTCTTCTTCTGGAATGTGCACAGGTCCAATGAACTATGGTCCCTGCTCCCTTGATATTTTCTGCTAAATCTTTGcccaaaaaaatctttctttctttcttttcagaaAAAGCATTACGATTTATGAAgtcatcttcttttttaaaaaatattattattattattattatggattgAGAAAGGTGGTGGGACTGAATTTGACTCTCCAATCCTCTCTCGTCTCTAGAAGAATAACATATACGAGGGAGAAATGAAAGCATTCTGGCTTCAGAGCATGAAGTTTACGCTAACCTTTTCTGAAACCACTAAAAACTCGAacagcaaaaaaagaaagaaggagagaatggatggatggatgggaCTCTACGCATGAATGTAGACATTTCACAAAATTGTTGTCAAACTCCTTACAGCTTGTGATGCTTGAAGTGGACATTTCAGCCAGACCTTAAAATCGTGCGCTGGCTGTGCCATGGAGGAACTGACTTTCACAGGTAGGATTAAAACTTGTACGATCAAACCATACAAGATCCAAAAAATTGTCACAAGAGAAGCATTTAATCCACTTggatcttttctttgtcttttaattATTCCTTCCACCAagttattaatatttgtatgttTGATATTGCTGgtgtactttattttttaaatatattttttcttaaaaatattttaaaatatttttttatttttaatatttaattctcgattatctaaaataaagattaaccaaaattaaaataaaacaaagatgtCTAACAACATATTTGTTGTTGGCCATCACTTAATTGACAATTCCCATAGCAATtaacacaggaaaaaaaaaaagtatcagtACCAACTAATCAAAATATTCAAGATTTGGATCAAACAAAACCTAAGGAGAGGGGGTTAAACCCTTATCATTACTAACATTATGATTATAGTGCCTGCAGAGGACATCACATTTTATCACGTTACCGTAAACATAGAACCCAGGTGCCACCATGATCCTAACCATGGCTGGAACCAACTTCCTTGCCCTGTCTGCACCCATATCCTCCATGTAAACTGAGTCAAAGTTCATCCCTTTATCCACCCTGAAGATTGGCAAGCCAGGGTGCACCGAATTGGCCAAAAGGTGCACCAACCACATGTTTTTAGAAGCACTAAAGAATGCCTGCAACAATGGCTCAGGCCAGGCTCTATTCCACCCCAACATAGCCACAATCTCACTCATTTTCCTGTCACAAAACTTGCTAAACTCTTCACTGAAATGCCTTGTCCCTTTACTCAATACCTCCTCCCATGTCAACTCTTTAAGCACATTAAATGACGCGTAGTTTGCTTCACATCTATCAATTGggttcaatatttgatttacaAAATTCTTTTGGAACCCAACAGATTCAAAATCTTCAAAGAAAGCTTTGTTCAACAAAGCCTCAAGGCAAAAGAGCACACCTTTAGGATTCTTATAGAATGAAATCTTTATATCATAAGGCTGAAGTAACGCAGATATTCTCTCATAAACTCTAACTCCCATGTGCCTTAGTTGCATAGCGAGTGACCTGCTTAATAGCCTAACAGAGGACCTAGCTTCAGATACTGAAACCAAAAATTGCTCTATCACTTTATCACTAACCCCCATAAGACCATTTTGTTGATATTGATGAATGTTGTAGCCGTGTTCACCTCGATAAAGTGGGTTGTTACTGCTACATTCATCAAGTCCAGACTTCAAATCATGGCAATAAATTTCAAGCATGCTAAGCTTGTTTTCAAGTTCAGCCATTGAGTACTTGAGCCTTGAAACTTCAAGAAGTGCGCCATCTCTCTTTCTTGTTGCTTGAATCAATTTATGAGATAGCTCAGCTACAGCAGTCTTCCATTGCTCTTCTCTTGCTATTGAGGCATCACCAGTGGATTTTGGACTCTTCCTAGTCAATGAAGAAAATATGGACTTGAAAATTCCATTTGGACTTGCAATAGATGAATGCTTGTTTAAGCCATTATTGTCCAAAGGAACAACTGAAATCTTCTCTCTTGCATGTGGATGGCACTTGTTGCAAGAAATTGAACCACGACCGTCATCTCCATTACTGCTATCACCATGTCGTTTCTTGGTGCTTTGCTTGCTGTTTCTGTCATGGAGAGGTGATCTTGGATGGAGCTTTGGCGTCGGTATCTTGTCTATAAAACTAGCTGGTGTTGCTTTGGTAGTAGCACTTTGGCTTCTCTCTTCGCTATATTCATCTCCGTGCTCTTCTTTTTCACATTCTTGAATCTGCGAcaccaattaaaagaaaaacaaacaacagCAACAAAGTTAAGAAAACTGGTAATTAAGAAGGAAAATATTGCAAACTTTTAAGTACTGAACCATTTGGTCCGATTAATTAAAGTAAATAATTCTTGAATTCCCCATCGTTTACTTACAGGTGTGATATGAGGGTTTTGAAGAGGGGGTACTACTGTTGGTGCTGGAGGAGGAGAGgaggaaggagaagaggaaTAGGAAGGAGCCATGTTTATTTGTTATCGATCTCATTTTTTTGtgtagttttctttttaactaggAGTCTAGGACTACATGTAGACTGGTCCATCTAGTAATAGACGTGGATATATATGatgttttgttctttaaaaaataaaaaaaattctaggatATGGTACATGCAGCTGTTTCTTATCCGTTGCAGTCTCTTTtcgttttctttcattttctaagGTTGTGTCCTATTCGTCCTGTAATCATGGTGATCAATCAGTAGTAAATACTAAGagtttaaaaaatgtatttattctttttttattttttttaataatttcaaattattttgatgtattaatgttataaataaattttaaaaaataaaaaatattattttaatatattttaaataaaaaatatttcaaaaaacaattattattatagtaccAAACTACTTAAATAGTTTGACGagctaaataatattaaaaaatagctttGTGTTATTAGTTTTTggtgaataaaatattataagagcttttttatatatatatatattaaaaggcaTTAGTTATCAacttttcactgtggattgcacaatGCAATTCACAGtaaaaaggttatttttttgctttttttatttaatatttttttatttgatttaattaattaatattaatttttttttattttagttatcacactcttaTGACACAGATTCCAAATTTAAcgggttaacatggtttgacaggttaacctggttgatttattttttttctcttccaatttcatcttttaatatcgatttgattgagaattaaacttcataatttattttgtttacttttcattaaattattgtGATCTCGTGAGAGGATTTTACTGAACCTCTCCTCGCAAAGCACTATTTATTGGAATAGTGCTTTGctttatttcttccttttcaattaattttttttcaatttcattctttaatattaatttttttatttagttatcacactttcatgacatgacTATGCAGTCAAACTCATATCAAAGGCTCTTGAGTCTGGTGTTGTAGCCAAATCCAGGGTTCTTGGCCTGGCATTGCAGttagacccacttaaacttagATTAtgcaagtttattattattattaatattaaaaatattattatttgtattataaatattattattttattataatgaatattgctaatataacaattagaaaaaaaatattgttagttataggttttttttcttgcctttttctttgttttttaattaatcttttttttgtttggtttatttctttaatgttaatttttttttctatttagttatcagttatcactaggggtgagcaaaaaaaccgaaaaaccgattaaaccgagaaaaccgggaaaaaaat is a window encoding:
- the LOC18094409 gene encoding IRK-interacting protein, coding for MAPSYSSSPSSSPPPAPTVVPPLQNPHITPIQECEKEEHGDEYSEERSQSATTKATPASFIDKIPTPKLHPRSPLHDRNSKQSTKKRHGDSSNGDDGRGSISCNKCHPHAREKISVVPLDNNGLNKHSSIASPNGIFKSIFSSLTRKSPKSTGDASIAREEQWKTAVAELSHKLIQATRKRDGALLEVSRLKYSMAELENKLSMLEIYCHDLKSGLDECSSNNPLYRGEHGYNIHQYQQNGLMGVSDKVIEQFLVSVSEARSSVRLLSRSLAMQLRHMGVRVYERISALLQPYDIKISFYKNPKGVLFCLEALLNKAFFEDFESVGFQKNFVNQILNPIDRCEANYASFNVLKELTWEEVLSKGTRHFSEEFSKFCDRKMSEIVAMLGWNRAWPEPLLQAFFSASKNMWLVHLLANSVHPGLPIFRVDKGMNFDSVYMEDMGADRARKLVPAMVRIMVAPGFYVYGNVIKCDVLCRHYNHNVSNDKGLTPSP